The Urbifossiella limnaea nucleotide sequence TCCGCGAGGACATCGTGGCCAAGACGCCGGCCGCGGAGCTGGCCGCCATGCAGGTAGCGGTCGAGGCTCACCCCGACGCCTTCGACGAGTGGCTGGCCGGGCCGGAAGCGGACGGGCCGCGGTTCTCGCCCGAGTACATCGCGTTCAGTTGCCTCCGCATGGCCGCCGACGGGATGTAGCCCAGACGCCGAACCAGGCGCTGCAGCAGACGGCGGGGGCGTGTCGGCTTTTCGAGGTCGTAGCTCACTCGGCCCCCGCCGCTGCTGAGCTGGGTCGTTCGGCCACCGGAGGGCTTCGGGTTATGCGGTCACGGCCGAGTTTGGCGCGGCAACTCGCTGCCGGAGCGATCATGGCCGGAGGCGCGGGGTACGTCGCTGCTGTCAAACTGACTCGCGAGGGGGAGGTCGTCCTCTCCACCGCCTGGCTCGCGGGTGTGCTGCCGAACTTGGTCTGCGCGGCTGTTGTCCCGCTCGCCCCGCTCCTCTCCCGCCGATTGCTTAGTGGCCGAGACTTCCTCTGGATGACGTTGTTCACTGCGATCGGGCTGTGCTTGTACGAGTTCACGCAGGTGTGGATGCCGCGCAGAACGTTCGATTGGGACGATGTGGTGGCGACGGCCGTCGGTGCGATGGTGGCCTTGGTGCTCGGCGCGGGATTCTTCCTCCTCACGGGCAGAAAGAGCGCCGAACCAACTGCTGCACCTGACCCGGCGGGCAGATAGGTTTTCTGCGGCGTCCAGCACACCGCGCCCGCCGGGCAGGTGAGCAGGGTCGTTCAGAGGTCACCCCGCGGCCAACTTCGCGGCGATGCCGGCGACGTGCTTGCCCTGTGCCCGTGCGACGGCGAGGTCGTTCGCCGTCGGCTGGCGCTCGCCCTTCGGGCCGGAGATGGTGCTCGCGCCGTACGGCGTGCCGCCGCCCACGGCGTCGAGGTTCGTCAGCTCCGGCACGCTGTACGGCACGCCGACGATCACCATCCCCATGTGGTAGAAGTACGTCGAGAGCGTCAGCAGCGTCGTCTCCTGGCCGCCGTGCTGGCTCGCCGTCGAGGTGAACGCGCTGCCGACCTTGCCGATGAGCGCCCCGCTCACCCACTGGCCGCCGGTGTTGTCCAGGAACCCCCGCATCTGCGCCGGCACCGACCCGAACCGCGTCGGGGCGCCGAGCACGATCGCGTCCGCCTCCTGCAGCTTCCGCGGGTCGGCCAGGGGAACGTGGGCGAACGCCTTCTGCGCGTCGGCCGCGCCCATCTTCGCCAGCACGTCGTCGGGGAGCGTCTCGGCGACGCGAAGGAGTTGCACGTCGGCCCCGGCGGCGCGGGCGCCCTCGGCCACCGCCTCGGCCAGCTTCCAGACGTGGCCGTAGGTGCTGTAGAAGATCACGTGAACTTTCGCGGCCATGATCGATCTCACGGGTGAAGCGGGGGAAAAAGCAAGGCCCGGGGACAGCCGTCCCCGGGCCTTCGGGATCGTCGATGTTACTCGGTGACGGCCGGGGCGTCCCAGTGGACGCGGAACTCGACGGCGTCCACGTCCTTGTCCCGCGGCAGCAGCAGCACGTACATCACCTTGCGGCGGGCGTCCCACCGGGACACGTAGTTGCGGGCCGGGACGCGGCTCGACAGGTGCGGCGTCTTGCCGTTCGGGGCGTCGGGGATGGCCACCTCGGCGAACGCCAGCGGCACCAGCGTGCGGCCCTCGTCCTCGCCCTCGAACGAGTACAGGCCCGCGAGCCGACCGCCGGGGTACATCTCGGCCCGGTACGGCATCACCTCCGTCGGCGGGTACTTCGACTCCGGCAGCTTCATGGTGATGCTCGACTTCGTCGCCGTCGTCTGCAGCCGCGGCATGGCGTCCTTGGCCGGCGTCGGCGTCGGCAGCTTGGCGAGGGGGTCGCCCCACAGCGCGAACGTCCACGCGGCGCGGCGGTTCGCCCCGCCCAGCCGGGCGTCGCCGCCGAGCCGGACTTCCTTCAGCTCGGCGTACATCAGCATGTAGTTCATGGCGTGCCGCATGGCCTGGCCGACGGACATGCCGTCGTAGGCGAGGGCGTCGGAGAACGCCAGCACGTACGCACCGCCGGAGCCGCTGAACATGCGGTTCGGGGTGCCGATCACGGCCACGGCGCCGCGGTCCAGCAGCGGCCCGGCCACCTGGGCGTTCAGCTCGGCGCAGCTCTGGATGAAGGCGATCGACGGCCGCATCGGGTCCTGGAACCGGCCCACGCCGAACCGCCCGCGGACGGTGCCGTTGTGCCCCTCCCAGATGAAGTAGTCGTTCTCCGTCATCGCCTGCCGGGCCTGCGTCTCGGTCAGGGTGAACCGGCCGAACATGCTCGTCACCTTGCACCCGGCGTTCTCCATCTCGCGGCCGGTGTTGCGGGAGAAGGTTTCGAGCAGCCGCAGCCCGTCGCCGGGGTTGCTGCTGATGAACACCCTGGGCTGCGACTTCGTCTCGTTCAGCATCTTCGACCGCGCGAGCATGAGCGGCACGCCGGCGCGGTCGGGGTTGAAGATGCGGCCCGACGGCACGGTGATGAGGGTGTGCTTCTTCGTCGGGATCCACGGCTCCACGTCCACCGAGTCGCCGTCCTTGCCGGCGGTCGGGTTGCGGCGCTTGGCCTGCGGGATGGCGTCCGGGTCGGCGACGACGAGCATCTGGTCGACGGTCCGGGCGTCCGGGCTCTCGAGGGCGGCGTTGAACACCTTCTCGGAGTTCATGCCTTCCTCGTCGGTCAGGATCAGCGGCGCCTTGCGGAGGGTGGACACCCACGGGGCGAACACGCCGCAGCCGTCCACGTCGCCGGGCGAGGCGAGCACCCACAGCCGCGGCGGGCCGGACTTCGCCAGCTCGCGCCGGTGCGCCGCGTCCACGGCCGAGGCGTCGGCCAGTCGCACGACTTCGATGCCACCCACCTTCGTCACCGCGGCAGCCGCCGCGCCGACGGCGTAGGCCTGGCGAACGCCCTTCGCCTCGGCCAGTTCCTTGAACCCGCGCATCGGCTCGTCGCCGTCGCGCATCACGAACAGCGGCACCCGCATCGCCCCGGCCAGCGCGGCGGCGCGGAACAGTTCCTCACCCGAGTCCGCGGACACGACGACGCAGCGGCCGACCCCGGCGGGGGCCAGCGACCAGGCGAACGCCACGGGGTCGCGCGACGCCTTCGCGGGGTCGAGCACGGGGGCGCCGACGCCCCAGCGGCGGATCGGGTCCACGGTCGGCGGGAAGCGGCCGACCATCTGCACGGTCGCGGGGCGGGTGGCGTCGAAGAACAGCTTGACGGACGTGCGCGCCTTCGGCGTGTCCATCAGGAACGTGGTGTCGGGCTTGAACGCGGCGGCGGCCACGCTCAGGGTCATCAGGTCGGGGTTCGGCATCTCGCCGGCGAGGATGACGGAGCCGGCGCGGGGCCGGTCGTCGGCCTCCGGCTGGGCGGACGCCCGCGGCGCGGGGCCGAGGAGCAGAGCCCCGGCGAACAGCGCCACCCACGGGCGGCGGACTCGGCAACGCATGGTGGTTCCCCGCTAGCGACGGCCCCGCTCCCGGTCGATCCGCTCCAGGGGCGGGAGCAGCCCCTGGGCGTTGGAGATTTGGATGGCCAGCCCCGGGCGTGCGTTCGCCTCCAGGAGCAGCGGCCCGCGCGTGCTGTCGAGCACGATGTCGACGCCGATGTACCCCATGCCGACGGCCCGGCTCACCTTCCGGCTCATGTCGAGAATCTGCGGCCAGTACGGCACCTCGAACCCGATCACGCTCTCGCCCGTGTCCGGGTGCTTCTCGGCCTTCCGGTTCTTCAGCACGGCGTGGTGCGTGACGCCGGTCGCCAGGTCCACGCCGGCGCCGATCGCCCCCTGGTGCAGGTTCGCGCGCCCGCCGCTCGCCCGGGTCGGCAGCCGCAGCATCGCCATGACGGGGTGCTCGCGGTAGACGATGACGCGGATGTCGGCCGTGCCCTGGAAGCTGATTTTACCCAGAACCGGGTGCGGCACAACTCGCTGTTGAATAAGAGCCTCGTCCTCGGAGCCGCCGAGCGAGAACAGCCCCGAGATGATTCCGGAGATGTGCTGCTCGATCTCCTCCAGCGTCATCACCTGGCCGTTGTGCCGGACGAAGCCGTCGTTCTTGCGGCCGGTGACGACCAGAACCCCCCGGCCGGCGGCCCCGCGGCACGGCTTGATGACGAAGTCGTTGTGCCCGCCGAGGAGCCGCGGCAGGTGGTGCAGCGACCCGTGCGACAGCAGCGCCGCGAACAGGTCCGGCGTCGGCACGCCGATCTTCTGACAGAGTTCGTGCATGGCCCGCTTGCCGTCCACGAGCGGAAAGCAGCGCCGCGGATTCCAGTCGAGGATTCGCTCGGTGTTGCGGGCGTTCATGCCCAGCACGCCGGCCCGGCGCAGCCCCTTCCACCGCCGCCACCACGAAATCATGTCTTCCCCCCGACGGGGGCGGCGGCGGGGAGCGCCGGCACTTCGGCCGTCTTGGCGGGGGCCGCCTCGGCGGTGCCGTTGCCGACGTGCGGCGCCTTCGCCGCCTGGAGCTCGATCACGTCCTGGAAGCGGTACAACTCGGTGAGGCGGTAGCCGGTGTACCGGCCGAGCAGCAGTGTGACCGCGACCACCACCATCAACGTTTCGGGGAAGCGGAAGAACCAGCGGCTCACGGCTTCCGGCCCCACGGCGAGCGCCACGGCCACGGCGACGAACACGGTTCCCATCAATGTTTTGAACGCCGACCAGGTGCCGTCCTCCACCTCGACCGTCCAGAACCGCTCGACCATGTGCGTGAGGATGACCAGCGGGAACAGCGCGACGTACCCGGTGATGTGAACCCCGGCGCGGGCCGTGAGGATCACCACGGTCAGGAGAAAGACGCAGACCATCGTCAGCAGGATGGCGGTGCGCGGGATCATCAGCAGGCTGTAGCGGTCGAGTACCTTGCGGAACACCCAGCCGACGACGACCGTGCCGGCGAAGATGCCGAGCCCCCACGGCAGGGCGCGCGTGTCGCGGAAGATCAGCCCCAGCAGCGCCGGGGTGAACACGCCGAACGTCTTGGTGCCGACCACGACGCGGAAGAAGCCGACGACCAGCGCCGCCAGCGGCATCACGAGCACGAACCGCACGAGGTGCTGCTCGGCCGGCGGCAGCGACGCGAACGAGATCGCCCGCCAGAACGCCCGCATCGGCGGGTCGTCGGCAGCGGCCCGGTCCACCAGCGGCTCGGCCAGCACCGTCACCTTCGGGTCGGCACCCGGGCCGCGGACCAGCGGCTCGTCGTCGAGGCGGACCACGAGGTATGTCTGCGGCCAGTTGCGGTGGCCGTAGTGGCCGAACGTCGGGTCGGCAGGCAGCCACCGCCCGGCGTCCGAGTCCTGGATCCAGGCCTCGGCCCAGCGGTGGATCGCCGGCGGGGCGTCGTCGTGGAGGTTGATCGCGGTCACGACGCGGGCCGGAATCTCGCGGGCGCGGCACAGCGCCACCAGCAGCCGGGCGCGGCCGGAGGCGTCGCCACCTTTCATGTAGCAGTCGAGCGCCGAGCCGGAGCCGTCGGTGTCGCGGAAGCGCAACCCGCGGACGTGCTCGAGGAACGCGCGGAGCTGGTCCTGCTTGGTGGCCTGCCCGCTCGCCAGCTCCCGGGCCAGGTCGAGGATGTCCGGGTGGTTGCACTCGATTCGGGCTGTCGCCGCGAGGGTGTGATCCTTCTCCGGGTTCAGCTTGTTGTCCAGCCGGTCGCCGGACTTCATGGCGTCGTTCGGGTGGAACGCCCCGAGCGTGCAGCGGAACCGCTGCGTCACCACGAACGGCTGAGCCCCCGCCCCGGCCATCGGGTTCGCGGTCGGCTTGAGCGTCGTCTTGCGGTCGGGTCGGTCCTTGGCGGCGGCGGCACGGCCCTCGTGGGCGGACAGTTCCTCGCTCTCGTAACTCTCGTCGTAGACGTGCTGGCGGCGGAACGAGGGCGGGTTGGAAAGCTCGACGCGGAACGGCTTCCCGGGCATCGACTCGCCGCGGGCAGTGAGCGTCACCTCCCAGCGGGACGTGCCGGGTGAGCCTCCCACGTCGACGCCGCCGGTCGCGTAGCGCGAGATGGTTACGCAGGCCGCCAGGCCGACGATCACCAGCGCGGTTACGGCCGTCAGCCGGGTCCGGGACATCGCCATGCCGTCCTCGAAATACCGGAACCGGTCCCGGCCGGCGGGGTTCAAAAGGGTGGAGAGGTGTGACTAGCCCCTTTCCAACCCCGCCGCCCTGATGTTACCATTACCGTCAACTGTCGGGAACCCACCCCCGCAACTTCGTTCTGAACGCCATGCGAACCCCGACCGTTGCCGCCGGAGTCGTGCTGATCGTTGCGCTCGCCGCCGCGCCGGCACCGGCCACGGACGAAATCCCGGCGTGGGCCAGCAACCGCGACGACCGGATGCCGCAGGACCGGGCCGACCACCTCTCGAAGCTCGGTGTCCTCGGCTGGCACCGATCAGGGGTTCGCGGCGAGGGCGTGACCATTGCGGTCCTCGACAGCGGATGGCGTGGGTACCGGGACCAGATCGGCAAATCGTTGCCCACCGGCCTGCTCGCCCGCTCGGCCCGGCTCGACGCCAACATGGAGTACAAGGACAGCCAGCACGGCATCCTGTGCGGCGAGGTCGCGCACGCCATCGCCCCGGGCGCCCGCATGCTTATTGCCAATTGGGACGCCGACCGACCGGAATCATTTCTCGACGCCGTGCGCTGGGCGAAGGCCCAGGGGGCGACGATCGTCACCTGCTCGGTGGTGAAGCCGAGCTGGAGCGACGGGGAGGGTAACGGGCCGGTCCACCGGAAACTAACAGAAATTCTCGGCGACGGCACGAAGCCGGGCGACGTGCTGTTTTTCTCGTGCGCCGGCAACACGGCCCAGCGACACTGGGCCGGCCAGTTCGAGCCCGGCCCCGACGGCTACCACCGCTGGTCCGACAAGGGGCCGGTCAACGGCGTGTCCCCCTGGGGGACGGAACGGGTGTACCTGGAGATGTGTTGGTCCGACCCGGACGCGAAGTACGTCCTCGAAGTCATCGACCCGACCACCGGGCTACCCGCACCGGACGTGACCTACAAGGAGCGGACGGAGCCGAAGAGTGTGTCGGCCCGGTTCACGCCGGCCGGTTACCCGCAACAGTACGCCCTGCGGGTGAAGCAGACAGCCGGCAAGGCCGGCCGGTTCCACATGAATTCGCTGTACGCCTACCTCGACGAGTGCCGCCTGGCCGGCAGCATCCCCTTCCCCGGCGACGGGCCGGAGGTGATTACGGTCGGGGCCGTGAATCACGAGTGGACACGCACCTCTTACTCGGCGTGCGGCCCGAACTCGAAGCAGCCGAAGCCGGACGTGGTGGCGCCGGTGCCGTTCGGAACGTACATCCGGTGGTCGCCCTTTAGCGGCACGTCCTGTGCCACGCCGCAGGCGGCGGCCGTGGCGGCCCTGTGCTGGGCGCGGCACCCGCACTGGACGGCGGCGCAGGTGCGGCAGTACGTCACGACACGCGCCCTCGACCTGGGCAGTCCCGGCCACGACTGTGAGACCGGGTACGGGGCGGTCTGCCTGCCGCCGCTGGCTCCGGCGCCGCGGCTGCTGATGCGCTAAATGGGATCACACGCCGAGCCGGCCCCGTCAGGGGTCGGAGCCCGCGGGCTCCGACCCCTGACGGGGCCGGCTCGGCTGGTCACCAACTCACTTCAACTCCGCCCGCTCCAGCGGCGTGTTCGCCGGCCCCTGGATCACCTTGCCGCGCGGGTCGAACCGCGAGCCGTGTGCCGGGCAGTCCCAGGTCTTCTCGGCGTCGTTCCACTGCACGACGGCCCCGAGGTGCGGGCACGTTGCCGAGCAGGCGTGCAGCTTCCCGTCGTCCGACCGGTACACCGCCAGCTTCTTCAGCCCCGACCGCACGACCGCCCCGCAGCCGCGCTTCACCTCGTCGGCCGAACTCACGTCGCCGCCGCTGAGCCACGCGGCGTACTGGAGGGCCACGTCGGCGTTCTCCTGCACAAACTCGCCGGCGGCCTTCAGCGGCGTGCGACCAGGGTCGAACACTTCCTGCCACGGGTGCGAACCCGCGGCGATGAGCGCCGGCAGTAGGATGCCCGCGATGGTGCCGTGCGTCATCCCCATGCCCGAGTCGCCGGTCACGACGTGGACGTTCGTGTCGCCCGGGTTGCGGCCGATGTGCCCGAGGCCGTCCAGCGTTTCGAGCACCTGCCCGGCCCAGCGGTGCGTCACCTCACCGGCCTGCGGGAAGTGCTGCCGCGCCCACGATTCGAGCCTGGCGAACCGCTCGTCGCCGTCGTTCGCGTGGCCGGTCTTGTGGTCCTCGCCGCCGACGACCAGCGTGTCGAACCCGGCCGCGTCCGGTTTCCCCGCCTGGCGGACGTAGTGGTACGGGTCGATCGTGTCCCACACCAGCGCGTCGGGCACGTCCGACAGCTTCGCCCGCAGCCCGACGACGTACGTCATGTACGGGAACTGCTTGGTGTGGAGCGCGAAGCGGTCGTTGAACGGCGAGTTGGTCGCCACCACCACGGCGTTCGCCCGCAACTCGCCGCCGCGGACCTTCACCCTGCACGGCGTGCCGTCCTCGACCGACTCCGCGCGGGCGTTCGTGACGATGGTGCCGCCCAGCCTCACCACCGCCCGCGCCAGCCCGCCGAGGTAGGCCATCGGCTCGAACCGGGCCTGCCGGGGGAAGCGCAGGCAGTGCCCGCCACCGAACGCCGGGGCGACCTGCCGCGCCTCGAACTCGACGCCGAGCTTCCGGGCCGCATCGGCCTCGCGGTCCAGCAGGTCGTGATCCTTCTCGGACGCGGCGACGAGGTAGCCGTCGAGCCGCTTGAAGCCGCAGTCGATCCCCTCGCGGCTGGCGGTCTCCTGGATGAAGTCGATCGCCGCGGCGTGGGCCTGGACGCCGAGCCGCGCGGCGTCTTCGCCGCGGACACGAATCAGCTGGTGGTAGCGGTCGTCGAGCACGGAGGCGAGGTGCGCGGTGGTGACGGAGGTCATGCCGCTGCCGATGCCACGCGCTTCGAGCACCACAACGCGCTGGCCGAGGCGGGCCAGCGAGTAAGCGACGGACAGACCTGCGATCCCGGCTCCGATCACGCACACGTCGGCGGCGGCGGGGACGGGGGCGTGGTACGCGGAGTCGTCACGGACTTCTTGCCAGACGCAAGAGGTGGAAGGCATGGGAACCTCACGGGTCGGGGGCGACCGATGAGGGAAGGAACGGTGCAATTCGCTCGCCGGGGCGTGAGGCGAACCGCCGCATCTACGCCGTTGCCAACTCCGCCGCGTCCGCGATCTCCAGTAGTCGCAGCAGCCGACGCCGTTCTCGCTCCACGTCGACGCCGGCGGCGCTCGCCGCCAGCGACTCAACGAACCCGACGCGCAGGTCACGCAGCTGGACGTACAGGCGCACCCGTTCGTCGGGCGTCAGGTCGCGGGCCAGTTCCACGAGCCGCGCGTCGGGAGCCGTCACCACGGCCCGCAGCTCCACGCGGCCTGCTCGGTCGCGGAACTGGCTGGCGAACCCCGGGGGCAGCACGATCACGAGGCGCTCCCGCTCGGGACCGCGGCACCGGGCCGCCCGCTGCGGGTGAAGTCGCGCAGCGCCTCGAACAGCTCGGCGAGTGCGACCGGCTTCGTGAAGTGAAGGTCGAACCCGCTGTCGGCCATCCGCTCCAGTGAGGGGTAGTCGCCGAGGGCCGTCAGCGCCACGAGCAGCATGTCGCCGCCGCCGGGCTCGGTGCGGAAGCGGCGGGCCAGTTCGTTGCCGTCGATCCCCGGCATGGTGATGTCGAGGACGCACGCCTGCGGGCGAAAGCCCGGCGCCCGCGCGAGTGCCTTCTCGCCGTCGGTGGCGGTCTGAACGTCGTAGCCGTTGAGCGTCAGGAGCGTGCCGAGGGATTCGGCCGTGTCGGGGTGGTCGTCCACGCACAGCACGCGGAGCGGAGCGGCGGTCATAGGCGGTCACCGAAAGTGGGACAGTGGACCGCCCGCGAATCAGCAACCGGCGTGCCACCCCGCCCCGCCGCTGGCCGACTCGCCAGTCCCGGCTATCGTCCCGGCCCCCCTATTTTGCCCCGGACAGAATCCAGTTGCGGATGACAGCCTTCTCGGCGTCGCTGAGTGCCTCCTTGCCGGCCGGCGGCATCGTTCCGTCCTCGATGCTCTGCCACACGGTCCCGGTCTTCAGGTCGCCGGGCTTCACGCCGGGGCCGTTGTCGCCCCCCTTCAGGATCGTCTTTAGCGAGCGCAGGTCGAGGTCGCCCTTGACCCCCTTGCTGTCGCCGTGGCAGATGTTGCACTTCGACTTGAAGATCGGCAGCACCTCCTTCACGAACAGTACCTCTTTCGCCATCGGCGTCGGGGGCGGTTCCGGAGTCTTCTTCGGCTCCGGCGTCTTGACCACCACTTCCGGGGTCTTCTTCGGCTCCGGCATCGGCACCACTTCGGGGGCCTTCTTCGGCTCCGGCGGCTTCGCCTCGGGCGCCTTCTTCGGCTCCGGCGTCAGCTCCTTCTTCGGTTCCGGGTTCGCTTCCGGCGGCGGCAGCGTGACCTTCTCGGGGATTGTCGGCGCCGTCGCGGCGGCCTGCTCGACGGGCCGCGGCCGCTGGTTACCAGTCCACACGCCGAAGCAGAACGCGAGTAAAACCATGGCGCCGTAGCCGCCCCACCAGCCGAGGCGGGCGCCGGACGGGAACGGCTCCGTCTGGTCGAGGATGTCGTCGGGGCCGGGGCGGGACATGGTGCGGTCCTGGCGGGGGGGACACTCCGAAGGTAGCACCCAGACCGGGGGGTTGTCACCGGGAAAGCAGCCCGACACTGCGGCCGAGTTTTTCGGATACGCTCTGGCGGCCGCGGGCGCCGAGGTTATACTGGTGAGAGATTGCCCCCGCCTGGCGCCCTCCTCCCGCGCCTGACCGATAGCTCGGCCCGCCTGGAGCATCCGCATGCCGCTCCGCCCCACCTTCGCCCTCGCCGCGCTCGCGGCCCTGTCCGGCTCCGCCCGTGCCGACTCACCCACCGCCGCGACACCGGTTCACACCGCGATCGACCACTACGTCGACGACGCGATCAAGGCCGCCGGCGTGGCCCCCGCCCCACAGGCCGACGACGCCACGTTCGTCCGCCGGCTCACACTCGACCTCGTCGGCCGCATCCCCACCCCCGCCGAGGCCAGCGCCTACGTCAAGGCCGCCGACGCCGACAAGCGGGCGAAGCTCGTGGACCGCCTGCTCGCCTCGCCCGGATTCGCCCGGCACCAGGCCGCGCAGTTCGAGGCGATGCTCAACCCCGAGGGCGGCGGCCGCCGTAGCGGGGCGCTCGGCGAGTACCTCCGCACGGCCCTGGCCGCCGGTAAGAGCTGGGAACGGATGTACCGCGAGTTGATGCTGCCCGACGAGGCCGACGCCACCATGAAGGGCGCCGCCGACTTCCTCAAGAGCCGGGTCACCGACACCGACAAGCTCACCAACGACGTGAGCGTCAGCTTCTTCGGGGTGAACGTCAGCTGTGCCCAGTGCCACGACCACCCGCTGGTGAAGGACTGGACGCAGGACCACTTCTACGGGATGAAGGCGTTCCTGGTCCGCACCTACGACGCCGGCGGCTCCCTCGCAGAGCGCGGCTTCGGGCAGGTGAAGTACAAGGCGAACAAGGGGCCGGAAAAGCTCGCCCCGATGATGTTCCTCACCGGCGCGAAGCTGGACGACGCCACCGCCCGCGAGATGACCAAGGACGAGCAGAAGAAGGAAAAGGAACTCATCGAGCAGGCCAAGAAGGACAAGAAGGCGCCGCCGCGGCCCGCGTTCAGCGCCCGCGCCAAGCTGGTCGAGGTGTCGCTGAAGGAGGGCAACGCCGACTTCTTCTCGCGGTCGGTCGTCAACCGGATGTGGCACCGCTACTTCGGCAGCGGCCTCGTCAACCCGCTCGACCAGATGCACAGCGAGAACCCGCCGAGCCACCCGGAGCTACTGGCGTGGCTGGCGAAGGACACCGCCTCACACGGCTACGACCTGAAGCGCCTGATCCGTGGCATCGTCATGAGCCAGGCGTACAGCCGTAGCAGCCGCTACCCGACGGAGGCGACGCCCGACCGCAAGTTGTTCGCGGTCGCGCAGCTGAAGCCGTTCACGCCCCTGCAACTGTCCACGTCGCTGAAGATCGCCGCGGCCGACCCGGCGCAGTTCGAGGGGAAGAAGGCCGGCGACTTGGAGAAGACGCTGGAGCAACTGGAGAGCAGCGGCCGCGGCTTCGCGTCGCTCATTGCCGTGCCGACGGACAACTTTCAGGTCGGCGTCGGCGAGGCGCTGCTGTTCACGAACGGCGACCGCGTGGCGAAGGAGTTCCTGACCGACAACGGCGTGCTGGCGAGGGCCAAGGGGCTGACCGACAAGAAGGCCGCCGTCGCTCTCCTGGTCCGCAGTGCCTACGGTCGTGAGCCCACCGCCGCAGAGAGCACCGCCCTCGTGGCCTACGTCGAGAATCGCGCCGACCGGCTCCCCGAGGCCTACCGCCAGGTGCTGTGGGCGCTCGTGACCGGCCCCGAATTCCGCTTCGTGTACTGAACCCCGAACACACCCCGCTCCGGAGTCTGTCGATGAATCCGAAGTTCTTCTGCGGGTCCGCCGCCCACCGGCTCAACCGGCGCGGCTTCCTCGGGGCCGCCGCCGCGGCCGGGGTCGCCGCCGACATGACCGGC carries:
- a CDS encoding c-type cytochrome domain-containing protein, coding for MSRPGPDDILDQTEPFPSGARLGWWGGYGAMVLLAFCFGVWTGNQRPRPVEQAAATAPTIPEKVTLPPPEANPEPKKELTPEPKKAPEAKPPEPKKAPEVVPMPEPKKTPEVVVKTPEPKKTPEPPPTPMAKEVLFVKEVLPIFKSKCNICHGDSKGVKGDLDLRSLKTILKGGDNGPGVKPGDLKTGTVWQSIEDGTMPPAGKEALSDAEKAVIRNWILSGAK
- a CDS encoding DUF1549 domain-containing protein, whose translation is MPLRPTFALAALAALSGSARADSPTAATPVHTAIDHYVDDAIKAAGVAPAPQADDATFVRRLTLDLVGRIPTPAEASAYVKAADADKRAKLVDRLLASPGFARHQAAQFEAMLNPEGGGRRSGALGEYLRTALAAGKSWERMYRELMLPDEADATMKGAADFLKSRVTDTDKLTNDVSVSFFGVNVSCAQCHDHPLVKDWTQDHFYGMKAFLVRTYDAGGSLAERGFGQVKYKANKGPEKLAPMMFLTGAKLDDATAREMTKDEQKKEKELIEQAKKDKKAPPRPAFSARAKLVEVSLKEGNADFFSRSVVNRMWHRYFGSGLVNPLDQMHSENPPSHPELLAWLAKDTASHGYDLKRLIRGIVMSQAYSRSSRYPTEATPDRKLFAVAQLKPFTPLQLSTSLKIAAADPAQFEGKKAGDLEKTLEQLESSGRGFASLIAVPTDNFQVGVGEALLFTNGDRVAKEFLTDNGVLARAKGLTDKKAAVALLVRSAYGREPTAAESTALVAYVENRADRLPEAYRQVLWALVTGPEFRFVY